One Bacillus sp. (in: firmicutes) genomic window carries:
- a CDS encoding AMP-binding protein encodes MTTNIQQTFDFLNQQEPVWNPNKTLIENANIQLFMNKHKIPTIEELHGKSIQNPEWFYESLLEEFDILWQEPYQQFLNTEKGAPFAKWFIGGKTNLHYYTIEKQISQGRGNTVALIWEGENGDTIAFTYNELNEKINDLAAALTSLGVSKGDRIGIYLPPIPEAPISLFACAKIGAIVIPVFSGYGAEAVASRLNDGEAKVLITADGFFRRGKIVKMKEEADRAVELAPTVQQVIIVNRFNRNISIHPNRDYWYEELIGNHSSHEPETEFVDSDHPFMIMYTSGTTGRPKGTVHTHTGFPLKSAIDLYFCFDIKRTDRIFWQTDFGWMMGPWLFLGAAVHGATVVLYEGSPDFPYEGRLWELIKRHQVSIFGISPTLIRSLMIKDVEVPNLSSLRILGSTGEPWNPTAWHWFLEKVGNGRCPIINYSGGTEVSGGILGTYPIFPLKPCGFHGPIPGMAASVVNERGEKVEHTVGDLTIRAPFLGMTKSFWNDDQRYVEAYWSKWEGIWAHGDFAAVDQHGFWYLLGRSDDTMKVAGKRIGPSEIEAAVTAHEAVKEAAAIGIPHPVKGEVPVIFAVLHGHEDSHSDLEQELLAYAARSLGKALKPNKVHIVSELPYTQSGKIARRVIKSSYLGEPLGDISTLKNRESLKEIAKRGKGIEYIG; translated from the coding sequence ATGACAACGAACATTCAACAAACCTTTGATTTCCTCAATCAGCAGGAACCGGTATGGAATCCTAATAAAACCCTCATTGAAAATGCAAACATCCAATTATTTATGAACAAGCACAAGATCCCCACCATCGAAGAACTCCACGGAAAATCGATTCAGAACCCGGAATGGTTTTATGAAAGCTTGCTGGAAGAGTTTGATATCCTTTGGCAAGAGCCGTATCAACAATTTCTGAATACAGAAAAAGGAGCACCATTCGCCAAGTGGTTTATCGGTGGAAAAACAAATCTCCATTATTACACCATTGAAAAACAAATCAGCCAAGGAAGAGGAAATACAGTCGCGTTGATCTGGGAAGGAGAAAACGGTGACACGATCGCTTTTACCTACAATGAACTGAACGAAAAAATAAATGACCTGGCAGCTGCCCTTACATCCCTTGGAGTTTCTAAAGGAGATCGCATCGGGATTTACTTGCCGCCTATTCCTGAAGCCCCCATCTCTTTATTTGCGTGTGCCAAAATCGGTGCGATTGTCATTCCAGTGTTTTCAGGCTACGGGGCTGAGGCGGTAGCATCAAGGCTGAATGATGGTGAAGCAAAAGTATTGATCACAGCCGACGGATTCTTCCGCCGAGGAAAGATTGTCAAGATGAAGGAAGAAGCTGATCGGGCGGTTGAGCTAGCACCAACGGTCCAGCAAGTCATTATTGTCAACCGCTTTAACCGAAACATTTCCATCCATCCAAATAGAGATTATTGGTATGAGGAGTTGATTGGAAACCATTCATCTCATGAACCAGAAACCGAATTCGTCGATTCCGATCACCCATTCATGATTATGTATACGTCCGGAACAACTGGCCGACCTAAAGGAACGGTCCATACACATACGGGATTTCCGCTAAAAAGCGCGATCGATCTGTATTTTTGCTTTGATATAAAAAGAACGGACCGCATATTTTGGCAAACAGATTTTGGGTGGATGATGGGCCCGTGGCTATTTCTAGGTGCTGCTGTGCATGGCGCAACTGTTGTCCTCTATGAAGGAAGTCCCGATTTTCCTTATGAAGGAAGATTATGGGAATTAATCAAGCGCCATCAAGTTTCGATCTTTGGAATCTCTCCAACTCTCATTCGCTCCCTGATGATAAAAGATGTTGAAGTACCAAATCTTTCATCTTTACGGATTCTTGGGTCGACAGGGGAACCGTGGAATCCAACGGCATGGCACTGGTTCTTAGAAAAAGTCGGTAACGGACGGTGTCCCATTATTAATTATTCAGGCGGAACAGAAGTATCAGGAGGGATACTGGGCACCTATCCCATTTTTCCACTAAAACCATGCGGATTCCATGGCCCAATTCCCGGTATGGCTGCAAGCGTCGTCAATGAACGCGGAGAAAAAGTGGAACATACAGTCGGGGATTTAACGATTAGAGCACCGTTTCTAGGGATGACGAAATCGTTCTGGAACGATGATCAACGCTATGTAGAAGCCTATTGGTCAAAGTGGGAAGGAATTTGGGCGCACGGTGATTTTGCTGCCGTGGACCAGCATGGATTCTGGTATTTGCTAGGACGTTCCGATGACACTATGAAGGTGGCAGGGAAACGGATCGGGCCATCAGAAATCGAAGCAGCGGTTACGGCTCATGAAGCGGTAAAAGAGGCGGCAGCAATTGGAATCCCGCATCCAGTAAAGGGTGAAGTTCCTGTTATTTTTGCCGTTTTACATGGACATGAGGATTCACATTCTGACTTGGAACAGGAATTGCTTGCTTATGCCGCACGCTCTCTCGGGAAAGCTCTGAAGCCAAATAAGGTTCATATTGTCTCAGAGCTTCCATATACGCAGAGTGGAAAAATTGCCAGGAGAGTCATCAAATCATCGTATCTTGGCGAGCCGTTAGGGGATATTTCAACACTGAAAAACAGGGAATCACTAAAGGAAATTGCCAAAAGGGGGAAGGGAATTGAGTATATTGGCTAA